From the Halalkalicoccus sp. CGA53 genome, one window contains:
- a CDS encoding oxygen-binding di-iron domain-containing protein, which produces MSVRLTDKVTWIKDCFKSDEGFHQHLNLYLVESSDGTFLIDSGPWNHREKIKAEINNQLNGRDLDAVVLTHADLPHSGNVPHFLEEWGTTELWFTSTNPEMQGFEHIDVHRGILDQKMNIAGHQIEFIPAPLVDRPHTSWMFDFTTDTLYSADAFGCYHTQNQCDLTSDDLDEGLNFNHILNFNRDTFKWLNYAEADRICERIKQDIEKYDPEIIAPSHGHPIYKEDIGNYLSHFEDAVKKIESEYEVGLV; this is translated from the coding sequence ATGAGCGTACGGTTAACAGATAAGGTCACATGGATCAAGGATTGTTTCAAATCGGATGAGGGCTTTCATCAGCATTTGAATTTATATTTGGTCGAATCATCAGATGGAACATTTTTAATTGATTCAGGCCCGTGGAACCACCGTGAAAAAATAAAGGCAGAGATCAATAATCAACTAAACGGACGCGATCTAGATGCTGTTGTTCTTACACACGCTGATTTACCCCATTCAGGAAATGTCCCCCATTTCCTTGAAGAGTGGGGTACAACAGAACTATGGTTTACCTCAACCAATCCTGAAATGCAGGGATTCGAGCATATTGATGTCCATCGAGGTATCCTCGATCAAAAAATGAATATTGCCGGTCATCAAATTGAATTTATCCCTGCGCCTCTTGTTGATCGGCCACATACCTCCTGGATGTTTGATTTCACAACAGACACCTTGTACTCGGCAGACGCCTTTGGTTGTTATCATACACAGAACCAATGTGACTTAACATCTGATGATTTAGACGAAGGGTTAAATTTCAACCATATATTGAACTTTAATAGGGACACATTCAAGTGGTTGAATTATGCAGAAGCAGATAGAATATGTGAACGAATCAAACAAGACATTGAAAAATATGATCCTGAGATTATTGCCCCAAGTCATGGTCATCCTATCTATAAGGAAGATATAGGCAACTATTTAAGCCATTTCGAAGATGCCGTGAAAAAGATAGAAAGTGAATATGAAGTTGGTCTTGTTTAA